Proteins encoded together in one Rossellomorea sp. y25 window:
- a CDS encoding AzlD domain-containing protein, producing the protein MNSAIVLMIIGMAIVTYIPRMLPFLVFKGKELPPFLQGVLKNVPFAVLGALIFPSILLIQEGNLMFGAVGTAAAFVIAFLGANVIVVVIGAISVLSLYSVFLM; encoded by the coding sequence ATGAATAGCGCGATTGTGTTGATGATCATCGGTATGGCGATTGTCACGTATATTCCCAGAATGCTTCCTTTCCTCGTATTTAAAGGGAAAGAGCTGCCTCCATTTCTTCAAGGGGTATTAAAGAATGTTCCCTTCGCCGTATTAGGCGCTTTAATTTTTCCGAGCATCCTTTTGATTCAAGAGGGGAATCTTATGTTTGGAGCCGTCGGGACGGCAGCCGCATTTGTCATCGCCTTTCTTGGTGCCAACGTCATCGTTGTGGTGATTGGGGCGATTTCAGTACTGTCTTTGTATTCGGTGTTCTTGATGTAA
- a CDS encoding DUF421 domain-containing protein: protein MMILLIKVLVLYLITIAAMRLMGKSTIVQMTPYDLVAIIIVGTIASEPLISTEFWPTIASLVILVGLHVLFSFMTLSQWGNRFFLGEPTLLIKNGEILEDNLEKSKISLIQLTSILRSQGYPKISDVDYAMLEPIGEVSIIPKVENTPVTVQHLGLKIDDEGLPISVIVDGKIQTRNLVLLGKSQEWLEAQLTNSGLHYKDVIFAYMTEKAKNLIISKREKA from the coding sequence ATGATGATCCTGCTAATAAAAGTACTTGTCCTCTACTTAATTACCATTGCCGCTATGCGACTGATGGGAAAATCCACAATTGTACAAATGACCCCTTATGATCTTGTGGCGATTATCATTGTCGGGACCATTGCCTCTGAGCCCTTAATCTCTACAGAATTCTGGCCGACGATTGCATCTCTCGTCATTTTAGTAGGACTGCATGTTCTGTTTTCATTCATGACCTTAAGTCAATGGGGAAACCGTTTCTTTCTTGGAGAACCTACCTTGCTGATTAAAAATGGTGAAATTCTAGAGGACAACCTTGAGAAATCTAAGATATCGCTGATTCAGTTGACGTCCATTCTACGCTCACAAGGTTACCCGAAGATTTCAGACGTGGACTACGCCATGCTCGAGCCGATAGGTGAAGTAAGCATCATTCCAAAGGTGGAAAACACCCCTGTTACCGTCCAGCATCTCGGCCTTAAAATCGATGACGAGGGATTGCCGATTTCAGTGATTGTGGATGGTAAAATCCAAACGCGGAACCTGGTGCTCCTTGGGAAATCGCAAGAATGGCTGGAAGCTCAACTAACGAACTCCGGACTTCATTACAAAGATGTAATTTTCGCTTATATGACAGAGAAAGCGAAGAACCTGATTATCAGTAAAAGAGAAAAAGCCTAG
- a CDS encoding AzlC family ABC transporter permease — protein MEALLSTKKVSDFRLGLQGGLSIAIGYMPVALTFGLLARTTGLTVTETVLMSMLVFAGAAQYISLSLIAVGTGIIEIILTTFIVNIRHFLMSASLSEKLEEDRLFKKLFYAFGITDETFTVISVKDGKVRTGFAVGVMLISYGSWVVNSGVGYFIGEILPEFLQASMTIALYAMFVGLLVPSMKKSVKVTFLAVVAGALNSILLFTTNLSNGWSIVLATLVSAVIVELVVIMKGGERANE, from the coding sequence ATGGAGGCACTGCTTTCTACGAAAAAAGTGAGTGATTTTCGTCTGGGCCTGCAGGGAGGACTCAGCATTGCCATCGGATATATGCCTGTTGCGTTAACCTTTGGGTTGTTGGCACGGACAACCGGCCTCACGGTCACGGAAACGGTACTGATGAGCATGCTCGTGTTTGCAGGGGCTGCTCAATACATATCACTGAGTCTGATAGCGGTTGGTACTGGTATCATTGAAATTATTCTTACAACGTTCATCGTAAACATCCGTCACTTCCTGATGTCGGCTTCTTTAAGTGAAAAGCTCGAGGAAGACCGTTTGTTTAAAAAGCTTTTTTATGCGTTTGGGATTACGGATGAAACCTTCACGGTCATCAGCGTCAAAGATGGCAAAGTAAGAACGGGTTTTGCCGTCGGGGTGATGCTCATTTCATACGGGAGCTGGGTCGTGAACTCTGGTGTAGGCTACTTCATTGGGGAAATCCTTCCCGAGTTTCTACAAGCGAGTATGACGATCGCTCTTTATGCCATGTTTGTGGGACTCCTCGTTCCTTCCATGAAAAAAAGTGTCAAGGTCACGTTTTTAGCTGTAGTGGCCGGTGCGTTGAATAGCATCCTGCTTTTCACGACGAACCTTTCAAACGGATGGTCGATTGTACTTGCTACCCTCGTATCAGCCGTGATTGTGGAATTGGTTGTCATAATGAAGGGAGGAGAGAGAGCGAATGAATAG
- a CDS encoding YeeE/YedE family protein, which yields MAGYVQPINEQKGPEKASTELNPPQTFLVAGGLIVTAILGLYLLFTQDIAQTVLLVLGLLLGYTLFHARFGFTSAFRRVMSVGNGQALRAHMVMLAVAVTLFAPILATGFTFFGGEAAGYVSPVGVSLLVGAFLFGIGMQLGGGCASGTLYAIGGGRSVMFITLLFFIVGATVGAYHLPFWTEELPSFKPISLATSTGLGYFGAWVVSILFFGFIAWITLRVEKKKKPPRMATLPTSKGWKRILRGSWPLLAAAIVLAVLNALTLMTRGNPWGITSAFALWGSKVAGMFGVDVAGWGYWTGANAEALQASIFADSTTVLNFGVILGAFLASAAGGLFRFNKITGKNAMASVIGGLLMGYGARLAFGCNIGAYFGGIASFSLHGYIWGILALGGTFLALYLRPLFGLSVPKPKDTFC from the coding sequence ATGGCTGGCTATGTTCAACCGATTAATGAACAAAAGGGCCCGGAGAAAGCGAGTACCGAATTGAACCCGCCACAGACCTTTTTAGTGGCTGGCGGTTTAATCGTTACAGCGATACTTGGGCTATACTTACTCTTTACACAAGACATTGCCCAAACCGTGTTATTGGTTCTAGGGCTGCTGTTAGGATATACATTATTTCATGCAAGATTCGGATTCACCTCTGCCTTCCGCAGAGTGATGTCTGTAGGGAACGGGCAGGCACTGCGGGCACATATGGTGATGCTTGCCGTTGCCGTAACGCTGTTTGCTCCGATCCTTGCGACAGGGTTTACATTCTTTGGCGGAGAAGCGGCAGGTTATGTATCACCCGTTGGTGTAAGTTTACTGGTAGGTGCCTTCCTGTTTGGGATTGGGATGCAGCTTGGAGGAGGCTGTGCTTCAGGTACCCTTTACGCAATCGGCGGCGGCCGCTCCGTTATGTTCATCACATTGCTATTCTTTATTGTCGGTGCCACAGTCGGAGCCTATCATCTTCCATTTTGGACAGAGGAATTGCCGTCCTTCAAACCTATTTCATTAGCAACTTCTACCGGATTAGGTTATTTCGGGGCGTGGGTCGTTTCGATTTTATTCTTTGGATTCATTGCGTGGATTACACTGCGGGTGGAGAAGAAGAAAAAACCGCCCCGCATGGCGACACTTCCAACATCAAAGGGATGGAAACGGATTTTACGTGGATCTTGGCCCCTTTTGGCAGCAGCGATTGTATTGGCTGTGTTAAATGCTCTTACTCTCATGACACGGGGGAATCCTTGGGGGATCACTTCTGCCTTTGCTCTATGGGGATCAAAGGTTGCCGGAATGTTCGGGGTCGACGTAGCAGGCTGGGGCTATTGGACAGGAGCCAATGCTGAAGCTCTTCAAGCATCGATCTTTGCTGATTCCACAACGGTATTAAACTTCGGTGTCATCCTTGGAGCATTTCTTGCATCTGCTGCAGGAGGCCTGTTCCGTTTTAATAAAATCACCGGGAAAAATGCCATGGCGTCCGTCATTGGTGGACTGCTGATGGGATACGGTGCACGTTTGGCATTCGGATGTAACATTGGTGCTTATTTCGGAGGGATTGCTTCCTTCAGTCTTCACGGTTATATTTGGGGGATCCTTGCCCTTGGCGGTACGTTCCTGGCACTATATCTTCGTCCGCTATTCGGATTGTCGGTGCCGAAACCGAAGGATACATTTTGCTAG
- a CDS encoding IDEAL domain-containing protein yields the protein MENKKSYTEMMKASAMTRKKAAERSVMEIYIDMVLHESILTTRKTKLLTDIDAALDKKNKPLFMKLTKELNELNLSYG from the coding sequence ATGGAAAACAAAAAGTCCTATACCGAAATGATGAAAGCTTCTGCGATGACCCGGAAGAAAGCCGCTGAGAGAAGTGTAATGGAGATCTATATTGACATGGTGTTGCATGAAAGCATTCTGACGACCCGTAAGACAAAACTCCTGACAGACATTGACGCCGCCCTGGATAAGAAAAATAAACCTTTGTTCATGAAATTAACAAAAGAATTAAACGAACTGAACCTAAGCTACGGATGA
- a CDS encoding XRE family transcriptional regulator, translated as MENFPIQIGDNIRKIRRERGFSLEQMAERTGVSKAMIGQIERGDSNPTVAILWKIANGLKVSFSSLIEKPSNQISIIHYQDVQPVLEDNGNYIVYPIFPFDPLKKWESYRVEMKPGCLYRNEGHTKGVEEYITVLSGKIALKIGEETYELTEGSSIRFAADSGHEYVNDSGETAVCQMVIYYGGE; from the coding sequence ATGGAAAATTTCCCGATTCAAATTGGTGATAATATACGGAAGATCCGCAGGGAGCGCGGCTTCAGCCTTGAGCAGATGGCAGAGCGCACCGGTGTAAGCAAGGCGATGATCGGTCAAATTGAACGAGGTGATTCGAATCCGACCGTCGCGATTCTATGGAAGATCGCCAATGGCTTGAAGGTATCCTTCTCTTCACTGATTGAAAAGCCAAGCAATCAAATATCCATCATTCATTATCAAGACGTTCAACCTGTTCTTGAAGATAACGGCAATTACATCGTGTATCCCATCTTCCCCTTCGATCCCCTGAAAAAATGGGAAAGCTACCGGGTTGAAATGAAACCGGGCTGCTTGTATCGGAATGAAGGCCATACGAAGGGGGTAGAGGAATATATCACGGTGCTGTCGGGGAAGATTGCCCTTAAAATTGGCGAAGAAACCTATGAGCTGACAGAAGGAAGTTCGATTCGTTTTGCCGCTGACTCAGGGCATGAATATGTAAATGATTCAGGAGAAACAGCTGTGTGCCAGATGGTTATTTATTATGGCGGTGAATAA
- a CDS encoding M48 family metallopeptidase has protein sequence MAKKWALRSILAYLLLGLFLYVYLFFLADSTLPDMYNGSSADPATFMNDKEIMLSEDFSKIKNLLFFLSTPYEWLFYFLILILGVSRVFEKWARGTVKNGFLQTAIYLFWLSIASFVAIFPLQYISYKISKSYNISTQTFAMWMKDEVTDFWVNYLLMFIIVSVLYGLMKRFKQRWWLAAWALSVPFTVFMMFVQPVLIDPLYNDFYPLKDKALEEQILTLADKAKIPADHVFEVDMSEKTNSLNAYVTGVGSNSRIVLWDTTLEKLTDEEILFVMAHEMAHYVEKHIYIGIAIYLILSFFGLFLTAKLMRGIVANHKEDMKVSNVSNLSSLPLFLMITSMLLFTVSPLSNWISRYQETRADRYAIEMTSDKEAAISSFQKLSKVGLSQVNPPLLVKIFRYGHPTMLERLTMLEEYETEKDTE, from the coding sequence TTGGCTAAAAAATGGGCACTTCGTTCAATCCTGGCTTATTTGCTATTAGGCTTGTTTCTATATGTGTATTTATTTTTCTTGGCGGATTCTACTTTGCCTGACATGTACAACGGAAGCAGTGCTGATCCAGCCACCTTTATGAATGATAAAGAAATTATGCTGAGTGAGGATTTTTCTAAAATCAAGAATCTCCTGTTTTTCTTATCCACTCCTTATGAATGGTTGTTTTATTTCCTGATCCTGATCCTCGGGGTCTCGCGTGTGTTTGAGAAGTGGGCGAGGGGCACAGTGAAAAATGGTTTCCTGCAAACGGCCATTTATTTATTCTGGTTATCGATTGCTTCTTTTGTAGCGATTTTTCCTCTTCAGTATATTTCCTATAAAATTTCGAAGAGCTACAATATTTCCACCCAAACCTTTGCCATGTGGATGAAGGATGAGGTCACGGATTTCTGGGTGAATTACCTGCTTATGTTCATCATTGTTTCTGTGTTATATGGTTTGATGAAACGATTCAAACAGCGCTGGTGGCTGGCAGCCTGGGCATTGTCTGTGCCATTTACGGTTTTCATGATGTTCGTGCAGCCTGTATTGATCGATCCGTTATACAATGACTTCTATCCACTGAAAGATAAAGCGTTAGAAGAGCAAATCCTGACTCTTGCAGACAAGGCGAAAATCCCTGCAGACCACGTGTTTGAAGTCGATATGTCGGAGAAGACGAACTCCCTGAACGCCTATGTTACCGGTGTAGGATCCAATTCCCGGATTGTCCTCTGGGATACGACACTTGAAAAATTAACAGACGAGGAAATTCTGTTTGTAATGGCTCATGAAATGGCTCACTATGTGGAGAAGCATATCTATATAGGCATTGCGATATACCTGATCCTATCCTTTTTTGGATTATTCCTGACGGCCAAGCTGATGAGAGGGATCGTCGCCAATCATAAAGAGGACATGAAAGTATCGAACGTGTCGAACTTGAGCTCATTACCTCTGTTCTTGATGATTACGTCCATGCTGCTGTTCACTGTCAGTCCCCTTAGTAACTGGATCTCCCGCTACCAGGAAACGAGGGCTGACCGATATGCAATAGAAATGACGAGCGACAAAGAAGCCGCCATTTCATCTTTCCAAAAGTTATCCAAGGTGGGATTATCTCAGGTCAATCCGCCTTTACTTGTGAAGATTTTCCGTTACGGCCATCCGACGATGCTTGAACGACTGACGATGCTTGAAGAGTATGAAACAGAGAAAGATACAGAGTAA
- a CDS encoding competence protein ComK, whose protein sequence is MREKSRIIEEYEVNPHTMILQPIEYGARTFTKIIEVDDVLVSPFKPFDILKKSCEFFGSSYEGRKEGTKRLTGIIYKAPIMVNPQMSIYLFPTSSPVKQECAWVSHSHVRGYERSTNGSTKVYLQNNESCTVPISYSSFENQMLRTSDLRIAYTQRVAEMESKYNTKVHTEASNIKTFYLNPTIKKADA, encoded by the coding sequence ATGAGAGAAAAATCTCGAATTATAGAAGAATATGAAGTGAATCCCCATACGATGATCCTGCAGCCTATTGAGTACGGTGCCAGGACATTTACCAAGATCATAGAGGTAGATGACGTGCTAGTCTCCCCATTTAAACCGTTTGATATTTTGAAGAAGAGCTGTGAATTCTTTGGTTCCTCCTATGAAGGAAGAAAAGAAGGCACCAAGAGACTTACGGGTATTATCTACAAAGCTCCCATCATGGTGAATCCTCAGATGTCCATTTATCTTTTTCCAACATCATCTCCTGTCAAGCAAGAATGTGCCTGGGTTTCCCACTCCCATGTTCGTGGGTATGAACGATCGACAAATGGATCGACGAAGGTATATCTTCAAAACAATGAGTCCTGCACGGTTCCGATTTCATATAGTTCCTTTGAAAATCAAATGCTTCGCACCTCTGATTTGCGTATTGCATATACACAGCGGGTGGCAGAAATGGAAAGTAAATATAATACGAAGGTTCACACTGAAGCGAGTAACATAAAAACGTTTTATCTCAATCCAACTATCAAAAAAGCTGATGCGTGA
- a CDS encoding TVP38/TMEM64 family protein: protein MDIKSIKEWFTLENMMDLIQQYRSFGPIPGILLPLLEAFLPFLPLVVFVTANANAFGLWWGFLFSWIGATLGALIVFLLVRRYGETRFFRFLRKNRQVKRLTKWVDKHGFGPLFILLCFPFTPSAVVNVVAGLSSISIAQYMLAVVTGKMVMIFTISFIGYDIISLVRQPIRTVIVAAIIFVLWFVGKRIEIHLNKKMEIDQRIERKKQEESN from the coding sequence ATGGATATAAAGTCGATAAAAGAATGGTTTACACTTGAAAATATGATGGACCTGATTCAGCAGTATCGTTCGTTTGGACCCATTCCAGGGATCCTGCTGCCGCTGCTGGAAGCATTTCTTCCGTTCCTGCCACTGGTTGTGTTTGTGACGGCGAATGCCAATGCATTCGGGTTATGGTGGGGGTTTCTGTTTTCGTGGATCGGGGCTACTCTTGGAGCTCTTATTGTATTCTTGTTGGTAAGAAGGTATGGGGAGACCCGATTTTTTCGTTTCCTGAGAAAGAACCGCCAAGTGAAACGATTGACGAAATGGGTAGACAAGCATGGGTTTGGCCCGTTGTTCATTCTCTTATGCTTTCCTTTTACGCCGTCTGCCGTGGTGAATGTAGTGGCGGGTTTGTCGTCGATCAGCATCGCTCAATATATGCTCGCGGTGGTAACAGGGAAAATGGTGATGATTTTTACCATAAGTTTTATCGGATATGATATCATATCATTAGTAAGACAGCCAATACGTACTGTGATCGTTGCAGCCATTATCTTTGTGCTATGGTTTGTAGGGAAACGAATTGAGATACATCTGAATAAGAAAATGGAAATAGACCAACGAATTGAACGGAAAAAGCAGGAGGAATCAAATTGA
- a CDS encoding S9 family peptidase, which produces MNKGIEIQDLYEIKAVSDPRLSPSGEEAVFVQTIMCEEKNEYFSTLHSIRLQDQTTRQWTFGEQKISSPRWSPDGGTIAFVSNRSGVNQLYVIHRDGGEAEQLTDYQKGVSNPVWSPCGEKVAFSMRLEKGETFEKKDGEEEKLKPFVATSMKYKSDDRGFDDNCHSQIVMVGVVSKEMRRITDDVHDYTLHSWSPDGKHIAFSVDRTEDKDFSFQSDLFIYHLETNEYKKINGESGYYGEASWSPDGKRLSYLGHGREYENATHNKVWLHHLETGHSVCLTESMDVPVGDYLNTDSIQGSSQAGILWSKDNESFYFLASDSGNTVLYYAHIEGAIYPALLQEQQHIYGFDFDSDRQVMLVAMSKPTEPGELYTLHVPTGDLKKVTNLNGGLADREISSPQAFMYNGAKGWQVQGWIMKPVDYEEGKKYPLIVEIHGGPHTMYGNTFFHEFQVLASKGYAVLYVNPRGSHGYGQEFVDAVRGDYGGGDYEDIMAAVEYALEEFSFIDETRLGVTGGSYGGFMTNWIIGHSDKFKAAATQRSISNWISFYGVSDIGYYFSEWQIQSDLGDIETLWKHSPLAYVKNMNTPLLILHSEKDYRCPIEQAEQLFIALKREKKDVRFVRFPESNHNLSRNGKPSLREARLQEIVGWFGEHL; this is translated from the coding sequence ATGAATAAAGGAATTGAAATCCAGGACCTCTACGAAATAAAGGCCGTATCCGATCCAAGATTGTCTCCAAGCGGAGAAGAAGCCGTATTTGTCCAAACCATCATGTGTGAAGAAAAAAATGAATATTTCTCAACCTTACATAGCATTCGTCTGCAAGACCAAACCACTCGCCAATGGACTTTCGGAGAACAAAAGATTTCATCTCCGAGATGGTCACCTGATGGGGGGACGATTGCCTTTGTCTCAAATCGTTCCGGCGTGAATCAGCTTTATGTCATTCATCGTGATGGAGGGGAAGCAGAGCAGCTGACGGATTATCAAAAAGGCGTTTCGAATCCTGTATGGTCTCCTTGTGGTGAAAAGGTCGCTTTCTCGATGCGATTGGAAAAAGGGGAGACGTTTGAAAAGAAGGATGGCGAAGAAGAGAAATTAAAGCCATTTGTTGCGACAAGCATGAAATATAAAAGTGATGACCGAGGTTTCGATGACAACTGCCACTCGCAGATAGTAATGGTGGGGGTGGTGTCGAAGGAAATGAGAAGAATCACGGATGATGTCCATGATTACACTCTTCACTCCTGGTCCCCCGATGGTAAGCACATTGCGTTTTCAGTGGACAGAACAGAAGACAAAGATTTCTCCTTCCAGTCTGATTTATTTATTTATCATCTTGAAACGAACGAATATAAGAAGATTAATGGAGAATCGGGGTACTACGGAGAAGCAAGCTGGTCTCCCGATGGAAAGCGTCTCTCCTATTTAGGACATGGACGTGAATATGAGAATGCGACACACAATAAGGTGTGGTTGCATCACCTTGAAACCGGTCACTCCGTTTGCCTGACAGAAAGCATGGATGTACCTGTAGGAGATTATCTCAATACTGACAGTATCCAAGGCTCATCTCAAGCAGGAATCCTGTGGTCAAAGGACAATGAAAGTTTCTATTTCCTGGCGTCTGATTCAGGAAACACGGTCCTTTACTACGCTCACATTGAAGGAGCCATCTACCCTGCATTGCTGCAGGAGCAGCAGCATATATATGGATTCGACTTCGATTCTGATCGCCAAGTAATGCTCGTTGCCATGAGTAAACCGACAGAACCTGGTGAATTGTATACTCTTCATGTTCCTACCGGAGACCTGAAGAAAGTGACCAACCTGAACGGGGGCCTGGCGGATCGTGAAATATCCTCTCCTCAAGCCTTTATGTACAATGGTGCGAAAGGCTGGCAGGTACAAGGCTGGATCATGAAGCCAGTCGACTATGAGGAAGGAAAGAAATATCCACTAATCGTCGAAATCCACGGAGGCCCCCACACCATGTATGGGAACACGTTCTTTCACGAATTCCAAGTACTGGCAAGCAAAGGATATGCTGTTTTATATGTGAATCCAAGAGGAAGCCATGGCTACGGGCAAGAGTTCGTGGATGCCGTAAGAGGCGATTACGGCGGCGGGGATTACGAAGATATCATGGCAGCAGTCGAGTATGCCCTTGAGGAATTTTCGTTTATTGATGAAACCCGCTTAGGTGTGACCGGTGGAAGCTACGGAGGGTTCATGACCAACTGGATCATCGGTCATAGCGACAAGTTTAAAGCGGCGGCCACCCAGCGCTCCATCAGCAATTGGATCAGTTTTTACGGAGTGAGCGATATCGGCTACTACTTCTCGGAGTGGCAAATCCAAAGCGACCTCGGCGACATCGAAACCCTTTGGAAGCATTCACCCCTTGCTTATGTGAAGAATATGAACACCCCCCTATTAATACTTCACAGCGAAAAGGACTACCGTTGTCCAATCGAGCAGGCGGAACAGTTATTCATCGCATTAAAGCGAGAGAAAAAAGATGTAAGATTCGTGCGTTTCCCGGAATCCAATCACAATTTGTCACGGAATGGAAAACCTTCCTTGAGGGAAGCAAGATTACAAGAGATTGTGGGTTGGTTTGGGGAGCATTTATAG